The genomic interval GCGGCGCCCACCTTCCGAGCGTCGCGTCGGCTCCGGTTCGTCCACCGACCCCACCACCGACCCCAACCGCGGTGCCGCCGCCGCCGACCCCAACCGCAGTGGGGCTGACCCCAACCGCGGTGCCGCCGATCCCAACCGCGGTGCCGATCCCAACCGCGGTGCCGATCCCAACCGCGGTGCCGAAACACGCTGTCTTGCGCAAGGGCGTCGCGTACGATTGCTGGCGCGATGTCGCTGGGAGTATGCCGAGCGGGTCCATACCACCTTGGCAGCCATCGTGGTGGCCGTGACCGAGGACGAGCGCCTGCTGCTGGTAGAACAATACCGTGCGCCGGTGGCTGCCCGGGTGATCGAGCTTCCCGCAGGGTTGGTCGGAGACGAGGTCGGCCAAGAGGACGAAGACGTGGAGCGAGCCGCAGCCCGTGAGCTGCTGGAGGAAACGGGCTATCGGTGCGGTGCCGTCCGCATGCTTACCGGGGGACCGCCGGCGCCCGGGATCGTCAACGAGACGGTGGTTTTCGTGCTGGCCACGGGACTGCAGAAGCTGGGAGAGGGCGGAGGCGACGCACACGAGGACATCAAGGTGCACGCGCCCCCCATCGTCGAGCTCGCACACTGGCTCGAAGGCAAGCGGGGCGCCGGCTTGCTGGTGGATCCCAAGATCTACGTCGGGCTGCATTTCGCCGAGCAACAGCGTTCCAGGCGAGCCGGGCCTCGATGAGGGACTCGGACTGGCTGCGCAGGGCCGATCATGCGCACGTGTGGCACCCCTTCACACCCATGCGGCAGTGGCGCGAGGAGTCGCCGCTGATCCTCGAGCGCGGCGACGGCCCCTACCTCTTCGACACCGGCGGCAGGCGCTACATCGACGGTATCTCGAGTCTGTGGTGCAACGTACACGGTCATCGGGTGCCCGAGATCGATCAGGCGATTCGTGACCAGCTGGAGCGCGTGGCCCACAGCACGTTGTTGGGTGCTGCCTCGCCCCCGAGCATCGAGCTTGCTAGTCGCCTGGCCGAATTGACTCCAGCGTCGCTCAACAAGGT from Pseudomonadota bacterium carries:
- a CDS encoding NUDIX hydrolase; this encodes MRRRPPSERRVGSGSSTDPTTDPNRGAAAADPNRSGADPNRGAADPNRGADPNRGADPNRGAETRCLAQGRRVRLLARCRWEYAERVHTTLAAIVVAVTEDERLLLVEQYRAPVAARVIELPAGLVGDEVGQEDEDVERAAARELLEETGYRCGAVRMLTGGPPAPGIVNETVVFVLATGLQKLGEGGGDAHEDIKVHAPPIVELAHWLEGKRGAGLLVDPKIYVGLHFAEQQRSRRAGPR